From Melitaea cinxia chromosome 3, ilMelCinx1.1, whole genome shotgun sequence, one genomic window encodes:
- the LOC123669221 gene encoding protein O-glucosyltransferase 2-like, with amino-acid sequence MLEKYSNVIIFLLLTLLKNNFGHEIKIYGPGLQPKNIVMPARYFFVNFTTIDENSYTKNLALNFAVEINGKSYKSNHCRVWTNTLDRKDGTFIVRYKLYETCKELSIGIYYKNKHIHDSPFRFEGPIQPDQCDCPKKDMFQWLKDYECPASYDQIEYDLRPFKGLIMSKQIKNIIKNYHKPESTSFCHYVIKYNEVYRDCYGKHIGFNMFADSILLSLTRKVIMPDMELVINLGDWPLVHKGSEPLPIFSWCGNEETLDIVMPTYDITESALENMGRVTLDTLSVQGNVERKWADREDRAFWRGRDSRAERLKLIDIARAHPDLINASLTNFFFFRDKEAQYGPKLPHISFFKFFDYKYQINIDGTVAAYRLPYLLSGGSLVMKQQSPYYEHFYSKLQPFEHFVPIKSDLSDLPEKIIWAREHDEEAHQIARNARNFATNNLLPQHVICYHAVLFLEWSKRIRSKVNVSKNMTHVPQEEFECNCDSTTFAVHGEL; translated from the exons ATGTTggaaaaatatagtaatgttataatttttctcCTGTTgactttattgaaaaataattttggccatgaaataaaaatatatggtcCTGGTTTACAACCTAAGAATATTGTAATGCCGGCGCGATATTTCTTCGTTAACTTTACAACTATAGATGAAAACTC atacacaaaaaatttaGCACTTAACTTTGCAGTGGAAATAAATGGAAAATCTTATAAGAGCAATCATTGTCGTGTTTGGACAAATACTTTGGACCGAAAAGATGGAACATTTATAGTACGATACAAATTATATGAGACTTGTAAAGAACTATCAATtggcatttattataaaaacaaacatatccATGATTCTCCTTTTAGATTTGAag GTCCTATTCAACCAGATCAATGTGATTGCCCAAAAAAAGATATGTTCCAATGGCTTAAAGATTACGAATGTCCTGCATCATATGACCAAATAGAATATGATCTCAGACCATTCAAAGGATTAATTatgtcaaaacaaataaaaaacataattaaaaattatcacaaaCCTGAAAGTACAAGTTTTTGtcattatgttataaaatataatgaagtatACAGAGACTGTTATGGAAAACATATAGGATTCAACATGTTTGCTGATAGCATTTTACTGTCGTTAACAAGAAAAGTTATCATGCCTGATATGGAGTTAGTCATAAATCTAGGTGACTGGCCACTTGTGCATAAGGGGAGCGAACCACTTCCTATCTTCTCTTGGTGCGGCAATGAAGAAACATTGGACATTGTGATGCCTACCTATGATATCACTGAATCAGCTTTAGAAAATATGGGGAG AGTCACATTAGATACATTATCAGTACAGGGCAATGTGGAACGTAAGTGGGCGGATCGAGAGGATCGCGCGTTTTGGCGTGGGCGCGATTCTCGTGCTGAAAGATTGAAGTTAATTGATATAGCTAGAGCCCATCCTGACCTAATTAATGCTTCTCTAACGAATTTCTTCTTCTTCCGTGACAAAGAAGCACAATATGGACCAAAGCTACctcatatatctttttttaaattctttgat tataaatatcaaataaatattgatgGGACTGTGGCCGCATACAGATTACCATACCTTCTGTCTGGAGGTTCTTTGGTTATGAAGCAACAATCACCATACTATGAACATTTTTATAGCAAATTACAACCTTTTGAACACTTTGTTCCAATTAAAAGCGATCTTTCTGATTTACCGGAAAAAATTATTTGGGCGAGAGAACATGATGAGGAAGCACATCAAATTGCTCGAAATGCAAGAAATTTTGCTACGAATAACCTGTTACCACAGCATGTTATATGTTATCATGCTGTTTTATTCTtg gAATGGAGTAAAAGGATTAGAAGTAAAGTCAACGTTAGCAAAAATATGACACATGTCCCACAAGAGGAATTTGAATGCAACTGTGATTCGACAACATTTGCAGTTCATGGAGAATTGTGA
- the LOC123669594 gene encoding basic proline-rich protein-like yields the protein MSVAFAPRGNRPQLSPAQIQKMLDENAHLIQTIQEYQAKGQLMECHQYQQVLHRNLVYLATVADANQNIQALLPPPHQLAAGNVQQGPLNPPTSGAEVPGSPQQPYRPPSGVSSTPTRPTQSYGQRPYPQNQYQGQYQGAPGVYPPQGGYGPPGQGYGPPNPSQQPQGYPPNSTYGPPITTSPNNYPPSTHPGPGYPPSSSQQPYAPPPGSPAAAGSPYPVRGSSQPAYTGSSGYPPPQSGPNYPNVGVSSYNSTTSQPQPYQSQPFPNTTPTSAYSSTPISQPNRSPQPPPSGYSSQNPTSTGYGSPSAQSPTYNSSSHGNNLPPSTVASGAPPQSGPPSQQYPPAGQPSPYPPATQPPYSNPSSQPGSPAPSVSTAQPPQSSYPQNPQNYPPAGGAYPPHAYQQGYPPAQYPPSPYPYARAPAPGAPPPGAPQPYPGYGFQPPNQQ from the exons ATGTCCGTTGCTTTTGCACCGCGAGGGAATCGACCTCAATTAAGTCCAGCACAAATCCAAAAAATGTTAGATGAAAATGCACATCTTATACAAACAATACAAGAATATCAAGCTAAAGGACAGTTAATGGAATGCCACCAATATCAACAAGTTTTACATAGAAATTTGGTTTATTTAGCAACGGTGGCAGATGCTAATCAGAATATTCAAGCTCTTTTACCG ccaCCACATCAATTGGCTGCTGGTAATGTTCAACAAGGTCCACTTAACCCACCTACCAGTGGAGCGGAAGTCCCAGGATCACCTCAGCAACCATACAGACCACCCTCTGGAGTTTCATCTACTCCAACTAGACCAACTCAATCATATGGTCAAAGGCCATACCCACAAAACCAATACCAAGGACAGTATCAAGGTGCACCAGGTGTTTACCCACCTCAGGGAGGCTATGGACCTCCAGGGCAAGGATATGGACCTCCTAACCCTTCTCAACAGCCACAGGGTTATCCTCCTAATTCAACTTATGGACCTCCCATTACTACTTCGCCCAATAACTATCCTCCATCTACACACCCAGGCCCTGGGTACCCCCCATCTTCGAGTCAACAACCTTATGCACCTCCACCAGGTAGCCCAGCTGCAGCGGGGTCACCATATCCAGTGCGTGGATCAAGTCAACCAGCATACACAGGAAGTTCGGGTTATCCACCTCCTCAATCAGGTCCGAATTACCCCAATGTTGGTGTAAGTTCTTATAATTCGACAACATCCCAGCCCCAGCCATATCAATCACAACCATTCCCAAATACAACCCCAACATCTGCCTATAGTTCAACACCTATTTCACAACCCAATCGCTCTCCACAACCTCCTCCTAGTGGCTATAGTTCACAGAACCCTACAAGTACAGGATATGGCTCACCATCTGCTCAATCTCCAACATACAATTCTAGTTCTCATGGAAATAATTTACCTCCATCAACAGTTGCATCAGGTGCTCCTCCACAAAGTGGTCCTCCAAGTCAGCAATATCCACCAGCTGGCCAACCATCTCCTTATCCTCCAGCAACCCAACCCCCGTATTCTAATCCCTCATCCCAGCCAGGAAGTCCAGCTCCTTCAGTATCAACTGCACAGCCTCCACAATCATCATATCCTCAAAATCCACAAAACTATCCTCCTGCAGGTGGAGCTTATCCTCCTCATGCATACCAACAAGGCTATCCCCCTGCTCAATACCCACCGTCTCCGTATCCTTATGCTCGTGCGCCTGCACCTGGTGCACCTCCACCTGGAGCACCACAACCATATCCAGGCTACGGCTTTCAGCCTCCTAATCAGCAatag
- the LOC123668033 gene encoding ubiquitin carboxyl-terminal hydrolase CYLD encodes MTFTKCKRIQVAETLRYTRFSNQPFLFAVQCISYQVNVFSFVLQIDLFNLIGGSWPPAPRQPEHPEYGSAPISPRRNMQRTTHNERIKSANLINHLAPDRRRNKPSTSSNSQATEDFSQTPKMVHEPKKTETALLVDVCSGDGPDELYDSPSLGSPRAVPANTKPPSPQHLQDDIGVGSLVEVATDVDQNYYGVVRWIGLIDDIPTAGVELEQSVCGLGDGGHKGARLFSCAPGRALFVPLPLCRRDARFRDTPPPEPLRDERYDQPDCPVVPGVVPPLNSLGELVGKNRGIQGHHNSCYLDATLFAMFTFTSVFDALLYRPPEPEDSPHYAEVQRVLREEVVNPLRRHGYVRADRVMKLRTLLERLSDVPGLTCEEKDPEEFLNGLVAQLLRAEPFLKLSSGQEAYCYQLFVEKDEHITLPSVQQLLEQSFATSGVKLSEVPAAFIIQMPRFGKQYKLYQRVQPSPLLDVTDLIEGLPRQCAVCGSLARWECGACAAGGALDAGALCAACLRLAHAARPAHRATPLSVCEEYASILESCPIPRVYMELFAVLCIETSHYVAFVKTGAGHDAPWCFFDSMADRKGERNGYNIPEVAAVAELGAWLSDEGRALHAAAPLDRQLPAPAKRLLADAYMCFYRSPDLAMYR; translated from the exons ATGACGTTCACCAAGTGCAAGAGAATACAAGTAGCAGAGACGCTcag GTATACTAGATTTTCTAACCAACCTTTTTTATTCGCCGTTCAGTGTATTTCATATCAAGTGAATGTGTTTTCTTTTGTTCTACAGattgatttgtttaatttaattggaGGAAGCTGGCCTCCAGCACCCAGACAGCCTGAGCACCCTGAGTATGGATCAGCACCCATTAGTCCAAGACGCAATATGCAACGTACAACCCACAATGAGAGGATCAAGTCTGCTAATTTAATTAACCATTTAGCACCAGATCGCCGAAGAAATAAACCTTCTACATCCTCAAATTCACAAGCCACAGAAGATTTCTCTCAAACTCCAAAAATGGTGCATGAGCCTAAGAAAACTGAGACTGCTCTCTTAGTtg ATGTGTGCAGCGGTGATGGTCCTGATGAGTTGTATGATTCCCCGTCATTGGGATCGCCTCGTGCGGTGCCAGCGAATACGAAGCCCCCGTCTCCTCAGCATTTACAAGATGATATCGGAGTCGGATCACTGGTCGAAGTAGCGACTGACGTCGATCAAAATTACTACGGGGTCGTTAGGTGGATAGGACTCATAGACG ACATACCGACGGCGGGCGTGGAGCTGGAGCAGAGCGTGTGCGGGCTGGGCGACGGCGGCCACAAGGGCGCGCGGCTGTTCTCGTGCGCGCCGGGCCGCGCGCTCTTCGTGCCGCTGCCGCTGTGCCGGCGAGACGCGCGCTTCAGGGACACGCCGCCGCCCGAGCCGCTGCGCGACGAGCGGTACGACCAG CCGGACTGCCCCGTGGTCCCGGGCGTGGTTCCCCCACTGAACTCGCTGGGCGAGCTGGTGGGTAAGAACCGCGGGATCCAGGGCCACCACAACTCTTGCTACCTGGATGCCACGCTTTTCGCCATGTTCACCTTCACGAGCGTCTTCGACGCGCTGCTCTACAGACCGCCGGAGCCCGAG GACTCGCCGCACTACGCGGAGGTGCAGCGCGTGCTGCGCGAGGAGGTGGTGAACCCGCTGCGGCGGCACGGCTACGTGCGCGCCGACCGCGTCATGAAGCTGCGCACGCTGCTGGAGCGCCTGTCCGACGTGCCCGGCCTCACCTGCGAGGAGAAG GATCCAGAAGAGTTCTTGAATGGTTTAGTCGCCCAGTTATTGAGAGCCGAGCCATTTTTAAAACTATCTTCAGGTCAAGAGGCATACTGCTACCAGCTTTTTGTCGAAAAGGATGAACATATCACATTGCCGAGCGTGCAACAGTTACTAGAACAATCCTTTGCCACATCCGGAGTGAAACTTAGTGAG GTCCCAGCTGCGTTTATCATTCAGATGCCTCGGTTCGGGAAACAATATAAACTGTACCAGCGCGTGCAGCCGTCTCCATTGTTGGACGTCACGGACCTTATAGAAGGAT TGCCACGCCAGTGCGCGGTGTGCGGGTCGCTGGCGCGCTGGGAGTGCGGCGcgtgcgcggcgggcggcgcgctgGACGCCGGCGCGCTGTGCGCCGCCTGCCTGCGCCTGGCGCACGCCGCGCGCCCCGCCCACAGG GCTACACCCTTATCCGTTTGTGAAGAGTACGCAAGCATTCTTGAGTCGTGTCCGATTCCTCGCGTGTATATGGAACTGTTTGCAGTTCTTTGTATTGAGACCAGTCACTACGTAGCTTTTGTCAAGACAGGCGCCGGGCACGATGCACCCTGGTGCTTTTTCGACTCAATGGCGGACAGGAAAG GCGAGCGCAACGGCTACAACATCCCGGAGGTGGCGGCGGTGGCGGAGCTGGGCGCGTGGCTGAGCGACGAGGGCCGCGcgctgcacgccgccgcgccgctGGACCGCCAGCTGCCCGCGCCCGCCAAGCGCCTGCTGGCCGACGCCTACATGTGCTTCTACCGCAGCCCCGACCTCGCCATGTACCGCTAG
- the LOC123669593 gene encoding 39S ribosomal protein L3, mitochondrial yields MATANMKLLCTVLNKLRIDHISSRSFNSPPRFRPPYWYLPKERVMSDEMLSPENKEFLEEVKQDKLNLQSALESPLIKNETQETLQWDPKTRRTGLIARKIGNYPLWSKEGKKFQTTLLQVVDNHVIKYIPPEEFKPMKTSKIVWKEKRRLGCLLVGSETIDPSTVTKEYCGLFNSVGMLPKRHLCRFMVSPHASLPTGTPLFATHFRVGDYVDVRAKTMDRGFQGVMKRWGFKGMPASHGVTKTHRRPGNIGAGGEKARVWPGTKMPGHMGNRWRTLRGVKILRINTKHNILWMLGVGIPGETGAMCYLFDTILPLRKLKTPPPFPTHPPAEDLPIEYYDDSIHLFEEPTITFEES; encoded by the exons atgGCTACTGCTAACATGAAACTCTTGTGCACCGTGTTAAACAAACTAAg AATTGATCACATTTCATCAAGATCATTTAACTCTCCGCCAAGATTCCGGCCTCCTTATTGGTATTTGCCTAAAGAAAGAGTT ATGAGTGATGAAATGTTATCACCAgaaaataaagagtttttagAGGAAGTAAAGCAAGATAAATTAAATCTTCAATCCGCTTTAGAGTCTCCTTTAATAAAGAACGAAACACAGGAAACATTGCAATGGGACCCTAAAACACGTCGTACTGGCCTCATAGCAAGAAAAATAGGAAATTATCCATTGTGGTCAAAAGAGGGTAAAAAATTTCAAACCACATTATtacag GTTGTAGACAATCatgtcataaaatatataccaCCAGAAGAGTTTAAGCCAATGAAAACATCTAAAATTGTTTGGAAAGAAAAACGAAGGTTAGGTTGTCTTCTAGTCGGTTCAGAAACAATAGACCCAAGTACAGTCACAAAAGAGTATTGTGGGCTTTTTAATAGTGTGGGAATGTTACCTAAGAGGCATTTATGCAGGTTTATGGTCTCTCCTCATGCTTCACTGCCTACTGGAACACCATTATTTGCAACACACTTTAGAGTTGGTGACTACGTAGACGTCAGAGCTAAAAC AATGGATCGTGGATTTCAAGGAGTAATGAAGCGCTGGGGTTTCAAAGGAATGCCAGCATCTCATGGTGTTACTAAAACTCACAGAAGGCCAGGAAATATAGGTGCTGGAGGTGAAAAAGCCAGAGTATGGCCCGGAACTAAAATGCCAGGACACATGGGTAacag GTGGAGAACATTACGTGGCGTAAAAATTCTTCGCATTAATACAAAACATAATATTCTTTGGATGTTAGGTGTTGGTATACCAGGAGAGACTGGAGCAATGTGCTACTTATTTGATACAATATTGCCATTAAGAAAATTGAAGACACCCCCTCCTTTTCCTACACACCCACCCGCTGAGGATCTTCCTATAGAATATTATGATGACTCAATACACCTTTTTGAGGAACCCACAATAACATTTGAAGAATCCTAA